From the Streptomyces sp. NBC_00654 genome, the window CCACATGGAGAAGGTGGCGGACCCGATCAGGAACATCGCCACGTTCGCCGAGGACACCGCCCGGACACCGAGGACCCGCAGCGGGACCAGCGGAGCGGCCGTCAGGACCTCCACCAGGACGAAGGCGGCGAGCAGCAGCAGCCCGCCGAGCAGGGGTACGAGGGTGGCCGGGGCGGCCCATCCCTCGGCCTCGGTCTGCGCGATCCCGTACGCGACGGAGGCGAGGCCCGCCGTGACGAGGACGGCGCCCAGCAGGTCGATCCGGCGCCGGTCGCCCGCCCGGCCCTCGGCCAGCCAGAGCACGGCGCCGGCCAGCACGACGGCACCGATGGGCACATTGACCAGCAGGACCCAGCGCCAGGAGAAGGCGTCGGTGAGCACCCCGCCGATCAGTCCCCCGGCCGCGCCGCCGCCCGCGCCGACCGCCATCCAGGTCCCGATCGCCCTGGTACGGGCGGGGCCCTCGGGGACGGCGGCGGTGAGGATGGTGAGGGTGGCGGGCGCGAGGACGGCCGCGCCGAGCCCCTGGGCGGCGCGGGCGGCGAGGAGTTGCCAGCCCTCCTGGGCCAGACCGCCCGCGAGGGAGGCCGCGGTGAACACACCGAGCCCGATCAGGAACATCCTCTTGCGGCCGTAGATGTCCGCCGCCCGGCCGCCGAGCAGCATGAATCCGGCGAACGCGATCGAGTAGGCGTTGACGACCCACTGGAGTGCCGCGGTGCTCAGCCCCAGATCGGTCCGCATCGAGGGCAGCGCCACGTTGACGACGGCCACGTCGAGGACGACGAGGAACTGACCGGTGCAGGCCGCGAGCACGACGGCCCAGGTGCGGGGTCTTATCCGGGTGGGGGTGCGGGCGGGTACGGGTGTGGAGACGTCAGGCATGGAGGTCATGGTCGCAGGCGCCCGGTGCTCCGTACACGGGAGTGTCAGCGGCGCAGCAGGGTCACCACCGCCGCCCCGCCGAGCCCGATGTTGTGCGCGAGGGCGGTGCGTGCGCCCGGGACCTGCCGGGCCCCCGCCTCGCCCCGCAACTGCCAGGTCAGCTCGGCGGCCTGGGCGAGCCCGGTGGCGCCCAGCGGGTGGCCCTTGGAGATCAGCCCGCCGGACGGATTGACGACCCACCGGCCGCCGTAGGTGGTCGCTCCGGACTCCACGAGCTTTCCGGACTCGCCCTCGCCGCACAGGCCGAGGGCCTCATAGGTGAGGAGCTCGTTGATGGAGAAGCAGTCGTGCAGCTCGATCACGTCGAGGTCCTCGGCGCCGAGGCCGGAGGCCTCGTACACCTGCTGCGCGGCGGCCCGTGACACCGGCGCCCCGACGGCGTCGACGCAGGTGCCGGAGGCGAAGGACGCCTCGGTGTCGGTCGCCATGGCCTGGGCGGCGATCTCCACGGCCCGGTCGCCGAGCCCGTGCTGTTCGACGAAGCGTTCCGAGACGACGACGGCGGCGGCCGAGCCGTCGGAGGTGGGTGAGCACTGGAGCTTGGTCAGCGGCCGGTGGACGGTCCGGGCGGCGAGGATCTCCTCGACCGTGTACGGGTCCTGGAACTGGGCGTACGGGTTGTTCACCGAGTGCCGGTGGTTCTTGGCGCCGACCGCCGCGAGCTGTGCCGCCGTCGTCCCGTAGCGCTCCATGTGTTCGCGGGCCGCGTTGCCGAAGATCTGGGCGGTGGGCGGGGACATCTCGAAGCCGTGCGCGGCGGCCATGATCCCGTAGTGCCGGGCGACGGGCGAGGTCTTGAAGTCGGCCGCTCCGCCGTCCGCGCCACCGCCGCCGAGCGAGCCGCGCGCCATCTTCTCGAAGCCGAGGGC encodes:
- a CDS encoding lipid-transfer protein, with protein sequence MKAYIVGVGMTKFEKPETRDWQYWDMAKEAGTKALDDAGIRYDQVEQVPVGYCFQPSTAGQRAVYELGLTGVPVYNVNNNCATGSTALMMARQFVAGGISDCVLALGFEKMARGSLGGGGADGGAADFKTSPVARHYGIMAAAHGFEMSPPTAQIFGNAAREHMERYGTTAAQLAAVGAKNHRHSVNNPYAQFQDPYTVEEILAARTVHRPLTKLQCSPTSDGSAAAVVVSERFVEQHGLGDRAVEIAAQAMATDTEASFASGTCVDAVGAPVSRAAAQQVYEASGLGAEDLDVIELHDCFSINELLTYEALGLCGEGESGKLVESGATTYGGRWVVNPSGGLISKGHPLGATGLAQAAELTWQLRGEAGARQVPGARTALAHNIGLGGAAVVTLLRR
- a CDS encoding MFS transporter, which produces MTSMPDVSTPVPARTPTRIRPRTWAVVLAACTGQFLVVLDVAVVNVALPSMRTDLGLSTAALQWVVNAYSIAFAGFMLLGGRAADIYGRKRMFLIGLGVFTAASLAGGLAQEGWQLLAARAAQGLGAAVLAPATLTILTAAVPEGPARTRAIGTWMAVGAGGGAAGGLIGGVLTDAFSWRWVLLVNVPIGAVVLAGAVLWLAEGRAGDRRRIDLLGAVLVTAGLASVAYGIAQTEAEGWAAPATLVPLLGGLLLLAAFVLVEVLTAAPLVPLRVLGVRAVSSANVAMFLIGSATFSMWYFMTVYAQNVLGYTPWLAGVALLPTSVAVVIGSKAAPRLMAIIGAKGLAVTGVLVTAAGFGWQSAMTVDSPYVTGILLPGILMMGGSGLASTPLAALATSGAASGDAGLVSGLVNTSRTMGGALGLAVLSTVAAARTEGSAVAAEVTAGYAMAFRTAAAVLLAGVVLMLLWLPGRRARSTRP